One stretch of Pseudomonas sp. NC02 DNA includes these proteins:
- a CDS encoding RNA polymerase sigma factor — protein sequence MSQSRFNQVFLTQRVILLRTLQRMVNNHSTAEDLLQETYLRVTRALSERPIDHLEPFVYQTARNLALDHLRARRIQARTLQEDVPLDVLQSVASPVSTPEDATQAEQLLEHLSVSLGQLSARQQQIFILSRLHGCSYQEIADKLDVSLSTVQKELKLIMAICIGVAERLDRP from the coding sequence GTGAGCCAATCTCGTTTCAACCAAGTCTTCCTCACCCAACGGGTGATTTTGCTGCGCACCTTGCAGCGGATGGTGAATAACCACAGCACCGCCGAGGACCTGTTGCAGGAAACCTACCTGCGCGTTACCCGGGCCCTGAGCGAGCGGCCGATCGACCACCTCGAACCCTTTGTCTACCAGACGGCGCGCAACCTGGCGCTGGACCACCTGCGCGCCCGCAGGATTCAGGCCCGCACGCTGCAGGAAGATGTCCCGCTGGACGTCCTGCAAAGCGTCGCCTCCCCCGTCAGCACCCCCGAAGACGCGACACAGGCCGAGCAATTGCTCGAGCACCTGAGTGTCAGCCTCGGCCAGTTGAGCGCCCGCCAGCAGCAGATATTCATCCTCAGCCGCCTGCACGGTTGCAGCTATCAGGAGATCGCCGACAAGCTCGACGTGTCCCTGAGCACCGTACAGAAGGAACTG